One Catalinimonas alkaloidigena DNA window includes the following coding sequences:
- the nusA gene encoding transcription termination factor NusA, which translates to MDSKVLIDSFSDFARQKNIDRPQMIRILEDVFRSMIRKKYITDENFDVIINVDKGDLEIWRFREIVADDEPELDPTRQVKISEARKIEEDFEIGEELAEEVKLPDFGRRMVMTARQTLIQKVKDLEKDRLYDKYKDLVGEIITGEVYQILSREILLHDQEGNELILPRNEQIPKDRFRKGDTVRAIVHRVEIVNGTPRIIMSRTSPVFLERLFENEVPEVYDGLITIRRVVREPGERAKVAVESYDDRIDPVGACVGMKGSRIHSIVRELENENIDVINYTDNLELFISRALSPAKISTIKIESEMKHVSVFLKPDQVSLAIGRGGQNIKLASRLVDMEIDVFRDNEGYEIEDDVPLEEFDDEIDTWMIQELKRIGLDTAKNVLSVSREDLLRRTELEEEMIDEIFQILKQEFEEE; encoded by the coding sequence ATGGACAGCAAAGTACTCATTGATTCGTTTTCGGATTTTGCCCGGCAAAAAAACATCGACCGGCCGCAGATGATCCGTATTCTGGAAGATGTATTCCGGTCTATGATCCGGAAGAAGTACATCACCGACGAGAATTTCGACGTCATCATCAACGTCGACAAAGGTGACCTGGAGATTTGGCGTTTCCGCGAAATCGTGGCCGACGACGAACCCGAGCTGGACCCGACGCGTCAGGTGAAAATTTCGGAAGCGCGCAAAATTGAGGAAGACTTTGAGATTGGGGAGGAACTGGCAGAAGAAGTGAAGTTGCCCGATTTTGGCCGACGGATGGTGATGACGGCGCGCCAGACGCTGATTCAGAAAGTAAAAGACCTGGAGAAAGACCGGTTATACGATAAATACAAAGATCTGGTGGGAGAAATCATCACCGGAGAGGTATACCAAATTTTATCGCGCGAAATTTTGTTGCATGATCAGGAAGGGAACGAACTGATCTTGCCGCGCAACGAACAGATTCCGAAAGACCGTTTCCGCAAGGGCGATACCGTGCGGGCCATTGTGCACCGGGTGGAGATTGTCAACGGCACGCCGCGCATCATCATGTCGCGCACGTCGCCGGTGTTCCTGGAGCGGTTGTTCGAAAACGAAGTTCCCGAAGTGTACGACGGCCTGATTACGATTCGGCGCGTGGTACGCGAACCGGGCGAGCGCGCCAAAGTAGCGGTAGAGTCGTACGACGACCGCATCGATCCGGTAGGCGCTTGCGTAGGAATGAAAGGATCGCGTATTCACAGCATTGTGCGCGAACTGGAAAACGAGAACATCGACGTCATCAACTATACCGACAACCTGGAGTTGTTCATCAGCCGTGCGTTGAGCCCGGCCAAGATCAGTACCATCAAGATAGAGTCGGAAATGAAACACGTATCGGTGTTTCTGAAGCCGGATCAGGTGTCGTTGGCCATTGGCCGGGGTGGGCAGAACATCAAGCTGGCCAGCCGTCTGGTCGATATGGAAATCGACGTGTTCCGCGACAACGAAGGGTACGAGATCGAAGACGACGTTCCGCTGGAGGAATTCGACGACGAAATCGATACCTGGATGATTCAGGAGTTGAAGCGGATTGGACTGGATACGGCAAAGAACGTGCTTTCTGTCTCAAGAGAAGACCTTCTGCGGCGTACGGAGTTGGAAGAAGAAATGATTGACGAAATTTTTCAGATTCTGAAGCAAGAATTCGAAGAAGAATAG
- the rimP gene encoding ribosome maturation factor RimP, giving the protein MEQREQIAAMVQEHLAGSSLFPVAVEVKGSAQRPKVVVLLDGDSGVKIDDCAKVSRWLGERLEELNLFGNAYTLEVSSPGVDFPLTQPRQYPQHIGRTLNVTLTEGETVTGRLESVNHDGIVVLETRKEKGKKATTQPRDLLFSQINQAQVQVSFK; this is encoded by the coding sequence TTGGAACAACGCGAACAGATCGCCGCCATGGTGCAGGAGCACCTGGCCGGCAGCTCCCTGTTTCCGGTAGCGGTAGAGGTAAAAGGAAGTGCGCAACGCCCGAAGGTAGTGGTATTGCTGGACGGAGACTCAGGCGTGAAGATCGACGACTGCGCTAAAGTAAGTCGTTGGTTAGGAGAGCGCCTTGAGGAACTTAACTTGTTCGGGAATGCTTATACGCTTGAGGTTTCCTCACCGGGAGTTGACTTTCCGCTTACACAACCACGACAGTACCCGCAACACATCGGACGAACGCTAAACGTAACCCTGACGGAAGGAGAAACGGTAACCGGTCGCCTGGAGTCAGTGAATCACGACGGGATCGTAGTGCTCGAAACCCGTAAAGAAAAAGGTAAAAAAGCCACCACTCAACCGCGCGACCTGCTTTTTAGCCAGATCAACCAGGCGCAGGTGCAGGTATCTTTTAAGTAA
- a CDS encoding MmcQ/YjbR family DNA-binding protein: MHIEEYREYCLSFPGVTEELPFGEETLVFKVKGKIFALSGIEEFGSINVKCDPEKAVELREKYRGVVPGYHMNKRHWNTLLLREDLADRDIRQWIRDSYELVVSGLPRQVREALAAGN, translated from the coding sequence ATGCACATTGAAGAATACCGCGAGTATTGTCTGTCGTTCCCCGGTGTGACGGAAGAGCTGCCGTTTGGGGAAGAGACCCTTGTGTTCAAGGTCAAAGGAAAAATTTTTGCGCTGTCGGGTATTGAGGAATTCGGCAGTATCAACGTAAAGTGCGATCCGGAAAAAGCCGTTGAGCTACGCGAAAAGTACCGTGGCGTGGTGCCCGGCTACCACATGAACAAGCGGCACTGGAACACCCTGCTGCTGCGAGAAGACCTGGCCGACCGCGACATTCGCCAGTGGATTCGCGATTCGTACGAGCTGGTAGTAAGTGGGCTGCCCCGGCAAGTGCGCGAAGCACTGGCCGCCGGCAACTAG
- a CDS encoding Na/Pi symporter, which yields MLSHEPLMPEAAEDHVVLSSRIKTLLRLLWMAVALYAFLVALESMGSAFRLLNSDIAQEIISVMANPFVSLFIGLLSTAILQSSSTITAMVVAIVASGTISLENAVPIIMGANIGTTVTSTIVSMAHIIREKEFRKAFAAATIHDIFNILTAVILFPLEYYFGLLSHLATDITHLFNTSGGKNIDLAFDVLSVTVSPLAHWLGEAMVGYPLLLVFVSVLLLFFSLQQLSMVMKEVIIGKSRRRFDRYVFGSDFKALLWGTGLTAAIQSSSIITSLTVPLVGTGKVSLKRAFPFIMGANIGTTFTAVLAALPRSEAALSIAFAHVLFNVLGVMIFFPFPFTREIPLRLAQRLSLANARTRSVSFIYLICVFFLIPFLLIYSVEEPSVGNAQRKEKKQTVLPQDANPTATADAH from the coding sequence GTGTTGTCGCACGAACCGTTGATGCCGGAAGCCGCTGAAGACCACGTAGTGTTATCATCGCGGATCAAAACGCTACTCAGACTCCTCTGGATGGCAGTGGCCTTGTATGCTTTTCTGGTAGCGCTCGAAAGCATGGGAAGCGCCTTTCGCCTCCTCAACAGCGACATCGCTCAGGAGATCATCAGCGTAATGGCCAACCCCTTCGTGTCCCTGTTCATCGGGTTGCTGTCTACCGCCATTCTGCAGAGTAGTTCCACCATTACGGCCATGGTCGTGGCCATTGTAGCGTCAGGCACCATCAGCCTCGAAAATGCGGTGCCGATCATCATGGGAGCCAACATCGGGACAACCGTTACCAGCACCATCGTCTCGATGGCGCACATTATCCGCGAGAAAGAGTTTCGGAAGGCGTTTGCAGCCGCTACCATTCACGACATCTTCAACATCCTGACAGCGGTCATTTTGTTTCCGCTGGAGTATTATTTCGGTCTGTTGTCCCATCTGGCGACCGACATTACGCATCTGTTCAACACGTCGGGCGGTAAAAACATCGATTTGGCTTTCGATGTGCTCTCCGTCACCGTGTCGCCGTTAGCCCACTGGCTGGGCGAGGCGATGGTCGGGTATCCGCTGTTGCTGGTGTTTGTTTCTGTGCTGCTGCTGTTTTTTTCGTTGCAGCAGTTGTCGATGGTGATGAAAGAAGTCATCATCGGGAAATCGCGGCGTCGGTTCGATCGGTACGTCTTTGGCAGCGATTTCAAGGCCCTTCTGTGGGGAACCGGCCTGACGGCCGCCATTCAGTCCAGTTCCATCATTACTTCGTTGACTGTTCCGCTGGTTGGTACCGGAAAGGTGAGTCTGAAGCGCGCTTTTCCGTTCATCATGGGAGCCAACATCGGCACCACGTTTACGGCGGTGCTGGCGGCCCTGCCCCGCTCCGAAGCGGCGTTGAGCATTGCATTTGCACACGTCCTGTTTAACGTGCTTGGCGTGATGATTTTCTTCCCCTTTCCGTTTACCCGCGAAATTCCCCTCCGGCTGGCGCAGCGGTTAAGCTTGGCCAATGCCCGCACGCGTTCGGTGAGCTTTATTTATCTGATTTGCGTTTTCTTTCTGATTCCGTTTCTGCTCATCTACTCGGTCGAAGAGCCATCCGTAGGCAATGCGCAGCGGAAAGAAAAGAAACAGACCGTGCTGCCTCAGGACGCCAACCCTACTGCCACTGCCGATGCACATTGA
- a CDS encoding M20 family metallopeptidase encodes MDLARQIKELVARQADELVAIRRHLHAHPELSFEEHETAEFVKSRLTEWGLAPKPIAGTGVVALIEGQHPEKKTVALRADLDALPIQEVDDRSYRSTRPGVMHACGHDVHTTSLLGAAYVLNQLRDQFEGTVKLIFQPGEEKAPGGATLVIKEGGLESPRPNAIVGQHVMPLIEAGKVGFRSGMYMASADELYVTVKGKGGHGAMPEMNIDPILIASHMVVALQQIVSRNANPKIPSVLSFGRFIAEGATNVIPNQVYLEGTFRTMDEAWRKDALQRMKKMAEGLVESMGGTCEFNIVEGYPFLKNDPDLAQTLRGYAEEYLGAENVVDLDMWMAAEDFAYYTHHVPACFYRLGTRNEARQITSSVHTPTFDIDESALPIGAGLMAWLAIRQLQP; translated from the coding sequence ATGGATCTAGCCCGGCAGATTAAAGAATTAGTTGCTCGTCAAGCGGACGAACTGGTCGCCATCCGGCGGCACTTACACGCTCACCCTGAGCTATCTTTTGAAGAACACGAGACAGCGGAGTTCGTAAAAAGTCGCCTGACCGAATGGGGGCTAGCGCCGAAGCCAATTGCCGGGACGGGCGTGGTGGCCCTGATCGAAGGTCAACATCCGGAAAAGAAAACCGTTGCCCTGCGTGCCGACCTCGATGCCCTGCCCATTCAGGAAGTAGACGACCGTTCGTATCGTTCCACGCGGCCGGGTGTAATGCACGCCTGCGGACACGATGTCCATACGACTTCGTTGCTGGGCGCCGCGTACGTGTTGAACCAGTTACGCGACCAATTTGAAGGCACCGTTAAGCTGATTTTCCAACCGGGCGAAGAAAAAGCACCGGGCGGCGCTACGCTGGTAATCAAAGAGGGCGGACTGGAATCGCCACGACCAAATGCCATTGTAGGGCAGCACGTAATGCCCCTGATCGAGGCCGGGAAAGTGGGCTTCCGTTCCGGTATGTACATGGCCAGCGCTGACGAGCTGTACGTAACCGTCAAAGGCAAGGGCGGCCACGGTGCGATGCCCGAAATGAACATCGACCCGATCCTGATTGCTTCGCACATGGTGGTGGCGCTTCAGCAGATCGTGAGCCGCAACGCCAACCCGAAAATTCCGAGTGTGCTGTCGTTCGGGCGTTTCATTGCCGAAGGTGCTACGAACGTCATCCCGAATCAGGTTTACCTGGAAGGTACGTTTCGGACCATGGACGAAGCGTGGCGCAAAGATGCCCTGCAGCGCATGAAAAAGATGGCGGAAGGATTGGTAGAAAGCATGGGCGGCACGTGCGAGTTCAACATTGTGGAAGGCTACCCTTTCCTGAAGAACGATCCGGACCTGGCGCAGACCCTGCGCGGCTATGCGGAAGAGTACCTGGGGGCCGAAAACGTGGTCGATCTGGACATGTGGATGGCCGCCGAAGATTTTGCCTACTACACACATCATGTACCCGCCTGTTTCTACCGGCTGGGCACACGCAACGAAGCCCGGCAGATTACCTCGTCCGTACATACACCTACCTTCGACATCGACGAAAGCGCTCTTCCCATCGGCGCGGGACTTATGGCCTGGCTCGCCATCCGCCAATTGCAGCCCTGA
- a CDS encoding SPOR domain-containing protein: protein MKWNNVLAPILLVALLASCKTPQKTTERVYTYKESLAAYRPTVEGDAVVASGGGAVADVTPTHQINDEVNDLMEKASEKNREIRYAQGYRVQVYTGTSREEANKAKERVYYDFPNVDVYLSYNQPTFKLKVGDYTDRLDAQKALVRLKEHFPTATIVDERVNLPQSNR from the coding sequence ATGAAGTGGAATAACGTTCTCGCCCCGATCCTGCTGGTGGCTCTGCTGGCCAGTTGCAAAACGCCTCAGAAAACCACGGAGCGCGTCTACACTTACAAAGAAAGCCTGGCGGCCTACCGTCCTACGGTTGAGGGCGACGCCGTTGTTGCCAGTGGCGGAGGAGCAGTCGCCGACGTAACGCCTACCCATCAGATTAACGACGAGGTGAATGATCTGATGGAAAAGGCCAGTGAAAAAAACCGGGAGATCCGCTACGCCCAGGGCTACCGTGTGCAGGTGTATACCGGCACGAGCCGCGAAGAGGCCAACAAAGCGAAAGAGCGCGTTTATTATGATTTCCCGAACGTTGACGTTTACCTATCTTACAACCAACCCACGTTTAAACTGAAGGTGGGAGATTATACCGACCGGCTGGATGCGCAGAAAGCGCTGGTCCGGCTGAAAGAACATTTCCCGACGGCCACCATCGTGGACGAACGGGTCAATCTCCCCCAGAGTAATCGCTGA
- the deoC gene encoding deoxyribose-phosphate aldolase — translation MQQLASYIDYTALRPFLEQQAFQTHLQEARHHAFASVCIPPYLVPQAAEYLAGTSVKVGTVVGFPLGYISLHEKLSELIRLIDDGADELDFVMNISAFKSQQYDYVRTEIQQLTTVAHQARRVVKCILETAYLDEDEVKRACDLCAEARVDFVKTSTGFAPEGAHIRTVYQMRRWLPDTVGVKASGGIRTYEQAMAFLEAGATRIGTSALLTEVHHEVE, via the coding sequence ATGCAACAGCTGGCTTCCTACATCGACTACACGGCGCTGCGCCCCTTTCTGGAGCAGCAGGCGTTTCAAACGCACCTGCAAGAGGCACGCCATCACGCCTTTGCGTCGGTTTGCATTCCACCGTATCTGGTACCGCAGGCCGCTGAGTACCTTGCCGGTACGTCCGTAAAAGTGGGTACCGTAGTCGGGTTTCCGCTGGGGTATATTTCGTTGCACGAGAAACTAAGCGAACTGATCCGACTGATTGACGACGGGGCCGACGAACTAGATTTCGTGATGAACATTTCGGCGTTCAAGTCGCAGCAGTACGATTACGTCCGCACGGAAATTCAGCAACTGACCACCGTGGCGCATCAGGCCCGGCGGGTCGTGAAATGCATCCTCGAAACCGCCTACCTGGACGAAGACGAAGTCAAACGTGCGTGTGACCTGTGCGCCGAAGCGCGCGTAGATTTTGTAAAAACCTCGACCGGGTTCGCACCTGAAGGCGCGCACATCCGTACTGTGTATCAGATGCGGCGCTGGCTCCCCGATACCGTTGGGGTCAAAGCTTCCGGAGGAATCCGGACCTACGAACAAGCCATGGCTTTTCTGGAAGCCGGCGCTACGCGCATCGGCACGTCGGCTCTTTTAACTGAAGTTCATCATGAAGTGGAATAA